A region of the Hyperolius riggenbachi isolate aHypRig1 chromosome 9, aHypRig1.pri, whole genome shotgun sequence genome:
cgcatacattttcctcaggtaagcattttttgcagttgtatcctttggaggcaggtggaagatggcttgctctggtggtgtgagccctggagtgagttgtttgcacctgtcctccccccccccctctggagcattgcctcatgaatagccaattgagacagatttgcaaagccagacttgctagggttaaaacttggtgttagagcacgcatacattttcctcaggtaagcattgttagaatttaagtattatattatTGAATTCGTagacctcagttactttaactgaggttagttaaaggacttgatttgcagagtatgcctttaaagagGATTTCGAGAAGCCCTGAAGAACAGTGTAATACGGGAACACCCaaggctgtatcagagatatccaGTATAGAGGCCAGACTAGCTGGCGACGAACAAAATAAatatgagccattgttatgaaaatattctcacaagaaCATTAAACAAATGGTCTTAGAACTAGGTGATAGTTCAGGCATGTTCAGTAAAGACCGTGCCTGTCATTATATCACGAGgttttatcagccaatagcaggcgatgagttcctgctcagatgatgtcatatttaactctttaggGGTTGGTACTAAAGCAGCTGATGGGCTCCAGGGAGCCACTTCTGACTACTCCTGTTTCTTCTGAGGTCGGGCTGATGACTTCCACCCTTTACTTTtatttgtaatgtattgtcaTATTATCTAACtgcatgctgtatataggcctaagggCTACATAGTATAGATGGAACATAAGAGAAAACCTGGTTGCCATGCAATGgaaccaagagctgtaacgcaaagaggacttactacaaaACAATTGCTTTGCGGTGTAGGGATGAGCatttgtatatctgtttactgaataaactactTGAAACTGTGATGACGCCTAAGAAGTGCTATCTCCTATGCtacttgctgtgatgagagttaagttatcacacttcctgtgatatggtgccaaacgaaggtgtagtgttgttgcccatagcaaccaacgtatagattcCTACAGAGAGGAGCGCACTTTAAACAATCTCTAAAATTGTGGCTGTCTTtttcaggttttggtgctccatattaaGTACTTCAGTTAGCCAaatataaaacttgcatctgACCCATAGCTCCGTAGCAACGCACTGTGTTCCTTCACCCTGTGACTACTAGAAGCTACCAGAAGTGTACTGGATTGGGCAGTGTGTTTCTAGTGAGAATCAATAAATTTTCACAGATGCAGAGGGTACCACGAAACTGTAATGAACACTCTGACCAAGTAGTATGGAGTTCCTTCcctgcaggaaatgacatcactggTAAGAAGAACCTGTAGAATAGATGGCAGGATCTCAGATGGCATAATAGTGTATTTAGGAGACATGTAGTCCATCACAATTTTGCTATAGGCTCTGCATCGGTGCATGTGTGAGGTGGGAGGTAATGATAAACCTCTGTGTGCACGATATGTATGCATTTCTGTGACTGCATGTGTATTGTGACTGCATGTGTATATGTCCACTCACATCTATGGATAAGGAGACATTTTTGCCAACATTTACTTATACTTGGGATCCCATTGAAAATCCCAcgtaagtcttttttcaacccaaataactatgtaacgatGTAGCCTTATGAATTGCAGTCCTGCCTCTAGTAACACTTGGCTGCACTGCTTGCATTTTGTGCTGTTAGCTTAATTTACCAATAAAGTATTACTGGAAAAGGTGATAATAACATAATCTGATAATctcataaaatatacatacataggAGGATTTTGTTACTGGTCGTTCAAAATTCAACCTCTGATATATAAATATGATTTAAAGAATAAAGAATGAATCCCCCTTTACAGATAGTCACTCAATTTAAATACCTTGGAATACACATTACCAAGGATCTCACGACTTATCAATCTCTAAATATTGATCCAATTATTCGTCAGTTAGAAAACAAATGCACAATCTGGAACAGGCTTCCGCTGTCCTTGATAGGGAGAattaatttaataaaaatgatCTTTTTACCTAAATTCACCTATGCCTTTCGACAAGCTCCTGTGTGGCTGACATTATCGCTTTTCCAAAAAATagataaaattattttgagctttaTATGGGCGGGTAAGCAGCCACGACTAGCCATTGATATCCTGCAATTACCCAAAAATAGGGGTGGCCTTGCCTTGCCCCACTTTCAAAAATATTATTGGGCGTCTGTCCTTGTAACTATTAGATGGTGGTTCTCACAAGACGAAACGAACCCGGCAGTGACTCTGGAGGCAGCGATGTTGGGTTCATATGAACAACTCACCAACTTACCATATAGGGGCCCTAAACTAAATCCCAATGTAACCCTGGCTATGAAAACGACCTGGAGGGCATGGAGGGCGGCTAGAGCCCCCTTAGTTAAACCAGATAACATCTCTCCATTCACACCACTATGGGGTAACCCACAACTACCCCATTTTTCCACAATCCCTGACCCAGTTATATGGGTAAAATATGGAATAAAGAATTTAGCACACATACAGCACGATACCACCTGCTGCACATTTAATGAGCTTAAGACCCAGTTTAATCTTCCTAATAAGCACCTCTTCCGGTATCTGCAGCTTCGCCATGCCCACAAGTCCCAATTTGGCTCGCAACCTCCCATGCTTAAAACAGACGATCTCGAACAGCTACTTTTAACTAAGGACCTCCCCAAACCTATGTCTGCTATTTATAATGAACTCTTAAACTTAAATAATGCTAGACTTGATAAGTGCTTCCGAAAATGGGTTAATGATATACCTTCGTTAGACAGAGACGATTGGGACATTATACTGGAGGACTTTCCCACATCAGTCATTTCAGCTTCTGATCAACTACTCCAAACCAAATTTCTACATAGAGTGTATCTAACCCCTGAAAGATTATATAGAATTAATAGCAGTAACTCGAATAGATGCTGGAGATGTAATATAGACTTGGGCAACTTCATCCACATCTTTTGGACCTGTCCACGAATTATTCCTTTCTGGAAAGGTGTGCACTCGATAACAAACACTTTATTACAGATCTCATTACCCTTTGAGCCAGGTTTGCTGCTACTTGGAAGATTCGGTGAGGACACTATTCCTAAACACCAACAAACACTAATTAAAATTCTTTATTTTCAAGCAAGGAAAGAAATCTTAAAATACTGGAAGAAACTGTCGATACCAACCATAGGCACCTGGGCCAAAGCCATCAACTTGATCCTCCCGCTGTATAAAACCACTTATCTCAGTAGATGATGTCCTAAGAAATATAACAAAGTATGGGGAGTATGGGAGACTAGAATCCTAGATCCTACGAGCGAAAATTTCATTCCAATTATAGACTAAAATAATGGGCGTGGCCCTCcgtgggggcggggggggcggtCGGTGGTTGGACGGAAacctttcttcttcttcaccaagtCCTATCTGTCTATGGACTTGCTTTTTCTTCACTCCTCTTCTAGCATCACAGTGGGATTGAGTCTTCTTAATGCTGAGGAATTTATGAGCAAGACGTATGTAGCAACTTGTTACCTATATTTTAATGATACTATATTCATTGCAATTTGATGTACCATACGTGACCATACGGCCATGGGTTCTTGTACAAATGATGAATGTATAATCCACTGTATGCTAACTATGTTTATCTGATGTTGTatcaaaaataataaattttaactgttaaaaaaaaaaaagaaaaaaaagaataaagaatATTAGAATAAAGTGTTCTTTAGTGTAATAGAGAAGAAAAACACACGGGAAACATAGCAGTTGCTGAGACAACAGAATTTTATTTATATGCTTTACAACTAAATCTACATAGGGAGGTTATATAAGAGGGTAAGTGACTTCATAGTAGCATAGGTATTTTACTGACTTCTGTTGGAATTATTGCTTATCTTTTCCTTGGCTAAAGTAATAAGAAGATGACTGATTCTGACTTCCCTGCTGACCTCCGGTGCTGCCCTGGGTTGGCTTTCCTCCACTCTGGGTTTGTTGGTTACCACCGCTGCTTCTAGTAGTGGTactgctgctggtggtgctgctagAGCTGCTGCTGGAGCTGCTGCCACCACTGCTTTGGCTTTGTTGCGCACTTCCTTGTTGTTGTCCAGTGCTGTTTCCTTGACATCCACCACTTTGTTGCCCACTGCTTTGAGACTGGCCACTTCCCTGGCTCTGCTGGCCACTTCCCTGGCTCTGCTGAATGCCAGTCTGGCTTTGTCCACTGGTCTGAGTTTGTCCACTGGTCTGGCTCTGTTGACCACTGGTCTGGCTCTGCTGGCCACTGTTCTGGCTTTGCTGGCCACTGGTCTGACTCTGCTGACCACTGGTCTGGCTCTGTTGGCCACTGGTCTGACTTTGTCCACTGGTCTGGCTTTGGCCACTGGTGGTCTGGCTTTGTCCGGTGGTGGTCTGGCTTTGTCCAGTGGTGGTCTGGCTTTGTCCGGTGGTGGTCTGGCTTTGTCCGCTGGTGGTCTGGCTTTGTCCGCTGGTGGTCTGGCTTTGTCCGCTGGTGGTCTGGCTTTGTCCAGTGGTGGTCTGGCTTTGTCCAGTGGTGGTCTGGCTTTGTCCACTGCTGGTCTGGCTTTGTCCACTGCTGGTCTGGCTTTGCCCACTGGTCTGGCCTTGTCCACTCATCTGGCTTTGCCCACTGGTCTGGCCTTGTCCACTCATCTGACTTTGTCCACTGGTCTGGCCTTGTCCACTCATCTGGCTTTGTCCACTGGCCTGGCTTTGTCCACTGGCCTGGCTTTGTCCAGTGCTCTGCTGAGAACTGGCCTGGTTTTGTTGAGAACTGCTCTGGCTCTGGCTTGCACTCtgtaaaaaacacataaaatcaATACAATCATATACAGAGAGTTAACATAACACTAGAACAGAGATATGTTTTCAAATGACCCTGTATCCCTACTCTTTAACTTGGCATAGCTATCATTATCTCTGTGAATATGCATAGCATGGAAAACAGAAATATTAGTTCAAATAAAATCGTATTACCGTTATTACATTTTCGGATAGGAGTTGTTTGTTGGACCTGCTATAATGTTGTTCAGACAATACTCTTAGGTATTTTTCTGTTAAAGCCCAATTTCACAATAGGCACTGTTTGCATTTAGCGCTGGATAGGGCTGAGAAGGGTCAGAAAATCTGCTAGGTTGTTACTACTATCTATGTCAACTGGCTAGGCTGTTTGGGGTCTTTAATGCCATGCCTCTTTACCATAGGCCGTTTGTGAGCTATGCGCTCCACCAGCCGTCAGATATGCAGAGGGAGCCGTGATTACAGCAGGGGCTTGATGCGCAATCCAGAGCTGCCCGCCTACCTAACAGGTTAAGTGTCATTACTTAAACCTGGAAAGGTAGCAGTGCGAATTGAGAATCCACTGGAGTGGAAAAGGTCATCAGGCCTTATTGTCCCCTATCTACACCTACCCACAGCCTTCATGATCAGGTTTGTGCCATTCAAGTTGGTGAAGTGATTCATGTGATTGCTTTTCACCTCATAACGTTTGTCTATGTCCAGTAGTGCCTGGAGCatctgtatatcttctccagtgaATCTTACTTGCTTTCCTGGAGACATCTGTGGATCTAGTATGACTCTAATGTGAGCTCCTCCCcgctctacattttttttttctctgttcctTTTGACAAGATTCACTTCATTTTGTGTGTGGGCGGGAGTTGAGACATGTTCCCAGCATACACAGGCATGAGTAAAACCCAAACGTGGTCCTAACACCTCTTGTTGCACTTTACATGCATTTTTGTTCACAGGTTCATCAGGTAATAAATACTTTCATTTATAGAACTTACCGCAGCTGGCTTGCTGGCGGAGGGCTGcaagagaaaaaatatatatttaaatacaaaattcacatgaatatattttttcacatTGTGTTGCATTTTCTAATACCCATGCTGCCTGCAATGCATTTACAGTGTAAGGccctctgcacactgcatgcgattccgattccgctttttaatcggtttttacatccgattccgatttttaatctttactgcatgatgcattttttgatccatttttctgttgaatgtattcagggaaaatcggaattgaaaaccgGAATCAGAaacggaatcagaatcggaaaacagatttgcagtgtgcagggagccttagccaGTATTCTGTTCAGATATTGAGCTTTGGCATATCTTTCCCATTTGTGAATACAATGTGTTTGCAGGACTGTTATTATAAGACCATGTAACCaagggggcgtaactacaaatcatgaggacacccagcaaaactttgatagggcccgtaatgttcacaccccttcccttgccactccttggtgaccctcacagcctggggggccatcttacaaggctcataaaacaagtgtggccatcagaatCTTCACACCcagaacatgtgtagccacaaaaacacctggaatgtcagctaaagggaaggttagtagttggggcccccacacCTCTGGACCcccagttgcaggggctgctcccccctaGTTAGTTTACACCCCTTCATATAACATATGTTGAAATTTGCAACCTTTTGGACCTTTACTTCTTTCTAGAAGTCTTTTTCACCTTTTGTAATCTACCGTTCAACTAAAAGCTCATTTATCAGTCTTTCTAATTTGGTTATTGAGTGTCAGATGTTCTCCGTTAATTGAAAATCCTTGAGATTCAGTATTTGGGAGCACACCTGTGGTGTCTGGCAGGGTTTTTGGCTCTGATGTataattaaccaccttagcggtatggacgagctcagctcgtccattaccgccagagggtgccgctcaggccctgctgggccgatttacatgaaataaagagcagcacacgcagccggcactttgccagccgcgtgtgctgcccgatcgccgccgctctgcggcgatccgccgcgagcagcggcgaaagagggtccccccagccgcctgagccctgcgcagccggaacaaatagttccggccagcgctaagggctggatcggaggcggcagacgtcaggacgtcggctgacgtccatgacgtcactccgctcgtcgctatggcgacgatctaagcaaaacaaggaaggccgctcattgcggccttccttgtttattccgggcgccggaggcgatcagaagaacgcctccggagcgccatctagtgggctttcatgcagccaactttcagttggctgcatgaaatatttttttttttatttaaaaaaaaccctcatgcagctgccctggcgatcttaatagaacgccagggtggttaataagctGTGAGAAGAGGTAAGGCACTACACAATGTAAAGCCTAACACCCTGCAGTGGAATTGGCAATCCAAGCAAATAAAAGGCACAGTGATAaaacttcagtagtgtctgatcaggggcgtaactagaaatcactgggcccccctgcaaaactttggatggggccccctcctgcctACATCAGAAgggtagagcagcgctgtacacaatatAGGGACTGTCTATGTCtaggaatagggactgtctacaaatctttttctgcaaaactttgcatgattccttatcagtggctgaacagatgcagtcattagaacaattgtgcagagagcagaaagttttttctctcctatcccttagttgtcagtctctcaggacggggccccctgcagcttctggccccctgcagctgcatcccttgtagGGTCTACTAATCTACAGTATAGTGCTGTTAACCAGTTAAAAAATATGATTTTAAAGACTACTGCAAAGTTATCCCCTGCTTCACCACGCAGTCATTTttttggttaaagcaaacctgaaaaagtgaaaataaattgatgagataatcAAATTACATCTATAGTCCTAATCCTAAATAGCACTTTATTGGATTCCCACAGTCTTGTTTTGTGTTCAAAAGCTAAAACATTAAAATTGTTATTGTCTCAGGTGAATGAAGACAGgtttttgtaaaatattttacagcTCCATGAAAACAAATGTTGAGCTACTGACCTTTTTATATTTCCCTTGCACTTGGAAGTGGTTCTCACCCATGCAAgcgttgtatggctgtaattagctatcagtgagagttatgctacAGTCTAATTCAGAGAAAGTGTGAGTtacaggcagggccagatttttgggaaggccacaaaggcccaggccttgggcgtcTGCAGCCAAAGCCGGGCACCTGGACAAGAAAAAGGGTAtattacatatgaaagaggaggctggaaATGGAgaggaacacatgaaaaagggaaactgatgctcaagggggCTGTTCATAAAAGAAAGGgactgttgtacatggatgatacacatagaagagggggttgtacatggaatgggaggggcaatgctgcacaagaaaggggaaccACAAATTACTTGCCCTggaggcacaaaaagtataaatctggcctacaGACCTGAATTCTTCACCAGtacagcgagggggggggggaggaactcaACCTAGCTCTATGTAAATGGGACTGTAcacacatatttatctcatcatttcaaATGTCACTTCAGTTACCCTTTGAGTCAGGAGTACAAGATATTATCTTACCTTCTTGGATGGGTTTGGTGCTAGAAGTAAAATAGAAAAGAATTACTATTTAAAATACTTGATTATATAGATGGGTTATTACAACAAAAGTGATTTGTACTTCATGCATGAAATATGTTATTTTTACCCATATTAACCAATCAGTTAACATTTTCTGTTATGGAATAATAACAGAACTGAGTGGTTGTTAGGGGCAACAACATCACGTTTCCATGAATGCCAATCAAGCATGAGTCCTGTTGTTAGTGTAGTAGAGTAGtgatcttacctccttccattGTAGTGGGTGAGGTTTGTAGTTCCTGCTAAGGATGGTTGAGGTAAAACCTGTGGATACATTAGGATGATTTTTATTAAAATTCAAATGCGACAGTGTCCTTAATTCAATAAACAATATATTTAGGTTACATATACAGTGGCCTCTCTCAACCTGTTGTTTTTCTGAAATGCAGTGGCTGGTACAGTTGCTCTCCTTGCAGACCAGGCCAGCCTATATACAATAATAAGgggtaaaaaaaacaagcaggAAGCCCTTTCTTTCTAATCTAACAGCAATAATTTAGtgtacacttgaagtgagaggaataagtaggctgacatatttactttcttttaaacaatgcaaattgtctgtcttgctgatccactgcctctaatacttttagccattgaccatgaacaagcatgcacatcaggcgtttctgattctgactgaagtcagattagtttagctgcatgcttgtctcaggtgtgtggttcagacacagCTGATGCCTGGAAGATtagcagagcagccaggcaactggtattgtttagaacgaaatagatatgtcagcctccatatccctctcacttcaggttaacGTTAAGTGTTACACAGTGAGCTATATCTGTGACCATCCTCTGCATGTGTTGTGGATCACACAACAGGAGAGACACAGGATGAAGACCATTGCCAAGAAAAGGCAAAATAAAGAAGCTGTCTTGTGGCACCCAGAAGAAAGAAGTTGGAAATGGCAAATCAAATGTAATAGCCGATCCATTGAACCATAAGCTATGAAAGTTACTTGCTCCAACTTCCACCTCAAGGTATGTTAGAGAAATTATTTAGTgaccagtgtggtcaggtgatagagatGCAAGTCTACGTTTTGCTAGTCcttatcatgtgctaaagcaggatgttatGACAGCAAATTGGAGCTATACAAAACTATCAGGCATGACCATCGCTATGCACTGCTGAGAGGACAGTGCAAGTCCTGCCCACTATTTGCTAATCTCTCTACAGGAACCTAATGAGGTGAGGACGGTTATTGATGACTTATTACTTGGTACGTCACATAAATAAATTAAACAGAATGTAACTGAAAAAGTTTTTAATGTTCTGTAAAGTTGCTGATATAGAAATGAGCAATAATGGACAAGCAGTGCAAAGTTTTTTTGAGTAAAATATTTAAAGGTTTTTCTCATATATAAGCCAAAATGCCACAGCTTGCCAAGACATTACATTTTATCATGTATGGTATATTTAAAGCCCAAATGTATCCAAAACTTTTATTTCAGTTGTGACAAAACAGGAAAGAATTTAAATCCCTTTTGCTCAGTGTTCCCAATGGGGATTATTCTTACTTCCTTTCCAGATAGGAAGTCTGTACATTTCTTCAACAGGGGCAGACAGAGGAGTGAATATATTGTTAATTCTAGAGTGCCACTGCTGtgactgctgtcacttacagcctaCCCTGGTGACACAgagactgaaagtgacagcactgGTTATAGCTCATTTCACAGTGAGTAATACTCAGCTAATTGTTTGGGCTGCTCTATATTTAAAGTCTGAGAACATGTCTTCTCTTGCATTTTACAGGGTTTTCTTTCACAACAGTCTGTCCAATTATGTTGTCAACTTTGATATATGAATGCCGCCGACAGGAGAGAAGCAGCTTTCTTTAGTTTATTGGTTGGCGGTGCGGTTTTgcagtgccttaaagagaacccgaggtgtgtttaaagaatgttatctgcatacagaggctggatctgcctatacagcccagcttctgttgctatcccaaaccccactaaggtccccctgcactctgcaatccctcataaatcacagctgtgctgtgaggctgtgtttacatctgtagtgtcagtctcagctgctcccccgcctcctgcatagctccggtccctgcccctgtcccttccctccaatcagcagggagggaagggatgcaggcggggactggagctctgcaggaggcggggagagcagcagactgacactatagagataaacacagccagctctgacaagctgtttgtcagcagtgtggctgtgatttatgagggattgcagagtgcagggggaccttaggggggtttgggatagcaacagaggctgggctgtataggcagacccagcctctgtatgcagataatattcttcaaacccacctcgggttctctttaattaatgAGATTCCACTTGTAAAACAGATTTCACCTctcataaaaaaatgtacaacatATTTTAGCACAGGTAGCGGCTTTGATACTCTGattctatgcatgtgtgtgtgtgtgtgtgtgtgtatgtgtgtgtgtgtacctgtatGAATGTATGTGTTTGTGCCTTCATTACATCTACTAAATCACATATCTAGCCAATAGCCATCTTCTATATTGTGCCACATATAGATGGGTGCTCAGTCTTAAGATGTTGGCCATTAGAGCTCTTACATCTTCTGTTCTATTCAGTGCAAAAGTGTACCACACTGATGAGGCACATATTGAGGAAGAGGAGCATCCTATGATTTTAGAGGTCATAGGTAAGATGTGCATAGCAAGATCTATGAGAGCCAAGGTTGCCACAACACTATTAAATGTAAACTTAAATGTAATTCCAGTTGTGGGGTGAAGGGAAGAATGGTCTGGACTTCTAAAAAGCTGTCTGTGTTTCGGGTTAGTGGATTTAACTTGACGTCCAGTCCCAAGGACTGTGTCACTCATATAACAGAAAGTGAGGTAAGATCTCAGGAATGGGGgtcataaaaaaacaacaaatacacTTCTTGTAGCATGGTGCAGTGTTAGAagtgtttttattgctgtctttaTAGCCTTGGGAAGATTTTCCTCAATTCCTGCCTCAGTAACAAGATTGCTGAATACAAGAAGTAAAGAAAAATCTCCAGTAAAAGAGACTAATGATGTAACCCTTCTCCTCCTTGTCCTAGTACTAGAAAGTAAGGTTTTTCTTATAGTTACAATTTAAGGCTTGTGCATTTCCTTTCTTCTGTAAGTTTGGCTTTCCACTTTAACTACAGTATAACTACATTTCTGTATGCAGGGCGACTTATACTGTATACAACATGAAAGCTGCTATACATATAAGTCTGCATCTGTAGTGTACGCTGGCATCTCTCTATGTGCAAGTTGGCCATGAAATCTTAATAACATGGAAGCTGCTGTTTTTATATGTTTGTATCTGTGCTATACACTAGCAGTTCTGCATACACAAACTGCCCATGAACCCTATACACAACGAAAAATGCCATACTTCTATGTCTGTACACTTAGTTCTTTGTGCATAAGTTGGCCATGTATGCTAGACAAGATGAAAACTGTTTTACTTCTATATCTTTATCTGTGCTGTGCTACACACTCTAGCTGTTCGAAATACACAAATTAGCTATGAATCCTATACAAGATGAAAACCGCTATACTTGTAGGTCTGTATTGTGCTATATAC
Encoded here:
- the LOC137532655 gene encoding secreted protein C-like, with protein sequence MEGAPNPSKKPSASKPAASASQSQSSSQQNQASSQQSTGQSQASGQSQASGQSQMSGQGQTSGQSQMSGQGQTSGQSQMSGQGQTSGQSQTSSGQSQTSSGQSQTTTGQSQTTTGQSQTTSGQSQTTSGQSQTTSGQSQTTTGQSQTTTGQSQTTTGQSQTTSGQSQTSGQSQTSGQQSQTSGQQSQTSGQQSQNSGQQSQTSGQQSQTSGQTQTSGQSQTGIQQSQGSGQQSQGSGQSQSSGQQSGGCQGNSTGQQQGSAQQSQSSGGSSSSSSSSSTTSSSTTTRSSGGNQQTQSGGKPTQGSTGGQQGSQNQSSSYYFSQGKDKQ